In one Paraburkholderia megapolitana genomic region, the following are encoded:
- a CDS encoding alpha/beta hydrolase, which translates to MLPLAAAVLSVSASLLASTGAMAQDANQATTQATAPAKNIVLVHGAWVDGSGWKPVYDILKKDGYNVSIVQEPLSSLEDDVAATKRVLALQNGPTILVAHSYGGSVITEAGVAPNVVGLVYVAAHAPAVGEDESTLGKGMPSYTSKQPGAIVKTDDGYTYLNPADFPKDFAADLPHDEAVFEAHSQILTAAKVFSTPMTVAAWQTKPSWGIVAADDLIINPDLERWYYARAHSHTTVLKGASHSVYETRPKEVAAVIEDAAKHAQG; encoded by the coding sequence CAACCAGGCAACTACACAGGCAACTGCGCCGGCAAAAAACATCGTTCTGGTCCACGGTGCGTGGGTCGATGGATCGGGCTGGAAGCCGGTCTACGACATCCTGAAGAAGGACGGCTATAACGTGTCCATCGTGCAGGAACCGTTGAGCTCGCTCGAAGACGACGTGGCCGCGACGAAGCGCGTGCTCGCGCTGCAGAACGGTCCCACCATCCTCGTCGCGCACAGCTACGGCGGCTCGGTGATCACCGAGGCCGGCGTGGCGCCGAACGTGGTCGGACTGGTGTACGTCGCTGCCCACGCACCTGCGGTCGGAGAAGACGAGAGCACGCTCGGCAAGGGCATGCCGAGCTACACGTCGAAGCAGCCGGGCGCGATCGTCAAGACCGACGACGGCTACACCTACCTCAACCCCGCCGATTTCCCGAAAGACTTCGCCGCCGATCTGCCCCACGACGAGGCCGTGTTCGAAGCGCACTCGCAGATCCTCACGGCCGCGAAAGTCTTCTCGACACCGATGACGGTTGCCGCATGGCAGACCAAACCGAGCTGGGGCATCGTCGCCGCCGACGACCTGATCATCAACCCGGATCTCGAACGCTGGTACTACGCACGCGCGCATAGCCACACGACGGTACTCAAGGGCGCCAGTCACTCGGTCTATGAAACGCGTCCGAAGGAAGTGGCCGCGGTCATCGAAGACGCTGCGAAGCACGCACAGGGTTGA